A single genomic interval of Bos indicus isolate NIAB-ARS_2022 breed Sahiwal x Tharparkar chromosome 5, NIAB-ARS_B.indTharparkar_mat_pri_1.0, whole genome shotgun sequence harbors:
- the CLEC12B gene encoding C-type lectin domain family 12 member B isoform X2 has translation MCLVSVGCGHKNSQPCKEHCVPGSDDIETLITQRAELSSTMSEDVTYATLTFQDSVAAGNNQDRNNLRKRGYPAPSSIWRQAALGLLTLCVMLLIGLVTLGIMFLQMSSEINSDSDKLTQLQKIIHQQQDNLSQQLSKYRNFPVEEEFLKSQISSLLKRQGQMAIKLCQELIIHTSVNEEKTWPNSRKNCMDKNSTLVKIDSLEEKDFLRSQPLPKFPFFWLGLSWDPSGRSWLWEDSSRPSPSLFSAYEYAQINESKGCAYFQNGNIYISRCSAEISWICEKTAALVKIEDLD, from the exons ATGTGTCTTGTGTCAGTTGGGTGTGGACATAAGAACTCCCAGCCTTGCAAAGAACATTGTGTTCCCGGGTCTGATGATATTGAAACATTAATTACCCAAAGAGCAGAGCTTTCTTCTACAATGTCTGAAGACGTGACCTATGCGACACTCACATTTCAGGATTCTGTTGCAGCAGGAAATAATCAGGATAGAAACAACCTAAGAAAAAGAG GGTATCCAGCTCCATCCTCTATATGGCGTCAGGCTGCCCTGGGTCTGCTAACTCTTTGTGTGATGCTGCTGATTGGGCTGGTGACCTTAGGAATTATGT TTTTGCAGATGTCCAGCGAAATTAACTCAGATTCAGACAAACTGACTCAACTCCAGAAAATCATCCACCAACAGCAGGACAACTTATCCCAGCAGCTGAGCAAGTACAGGAACTTTCCTGTGGAGGAGGAATTTCTCAAATCACAAATCTCCAGTCTATTGAAGAGGCAGGGACAAATGGCCATCAAACTCTGCCAAGAGCTAATCATTCATACTTCAG TAAATGAGGAAAAAACCTGGCCTAACAGTAGAAAAAACTGCATGGACAAGAACTCCACGCTGGTGAAGATAGACAGCCTAGAAGAAAAG gattttctgaGGTCACAACCATTACCCAAGTTTCCTTTCTTCTGGTTGGGACTATCTTGGGACCCATCTGGCAGAAGTTGGCTTTGGGAGGATAGCTCTAGACCCTCTCCATCCTT atttagtGCTTATGAATATGCTCAGATCAATGAATCCAAGGGATGTGCCTATTTTCAAAATGGGAATATTTATATATCCCGCTGCAGTGCTGAAATTTCTTGGATTTGCGAGAAGACAGCTGCATTAGTGAAGATTGAAGACTTGGATTAA
- the CLEC12B gene encoding C-type lectin domain family 12 member B isoform X1, whose amino-acid sequence MCLVSVGCGHKNSQPCKEHCVPGSDDIETLITQRAELSSTMSEDVTYATLTFQDSVAAGNNQDRNNLRKRGYPAPSSIWRQAALGLLTLCVMLLIGLVTLGIMFLQMSSEINSDSDKLTQLQKIIHQQQDNLSQQLSKYRNFPVEEEFLKSQISSLLKRQGQMAIKLCQELIIHTSDHKCNPCPKTWKWYQTSCYYFAVNEEKTWPNSRKNCMDKNSTLVKIDSLEEKDFLRSQPLPKFPFFWLGLSWDPSGRSWLWEDSSRPSPSLFSAYEYAQINESKGCAYFQNGNIYISRCSAEISWICEKTAALVKIEDLD is encoded by the exons ATGTGTCTTGTGTCAGTTGGGTGTGGACATAAGAACTCCCAGCCTTGCAAAGAACATTGTGTTCCCGGGTCTGATGATATTGAAACATTAATTACCCAAAGAGCAGAGCTTTCTTCTACAATGTCTGAAGACGTGACCTATGCGACACTCACATTTCAGGATTCTGTTGCAGCAGGAAATAATCAGGATAGAAACAACCTAAGAAAAAGAG GGTATCCAGCTCCATCCTCTATATGGCGTCAGGCTGCCCTGGGTCTGCTAACTCTTTGTGTGATGCTGCTGATTGGGCTGGTGACCTTAGGAATTATGT TTTTGCAGATGTCCAGCGAAATTAACTCAGATTCAGACAAACTGACTCAACTCCAGAAAATCATCCACCAACAGCAGGACAACTTATCCCAGCAGCTGAGCAAGTACAGGAACTTTCCTGTGGAGGAGGAATTTCTCAAATCACAAATCTCCAGTCTATTGAAGAGGCAGGGACAAATGGCCATCAAACTCTGCCAAGAGCTAATCATTCATACTTCAG accACAAATGCAATCCTTGTCCTAAGACCTGGAAATGGTACCAAACCAGCTGCTATTATTTTGCAGTAAATGAGGAAAAAACCTGGCCTAACAGTAGAAAAAACTGCATGGACAAGAACTCCACGCTGGTGAAGATAGACAGCCTAGAAGAAAAG gattttctgaGGTCACAACCATTACCCAAGTTTCCTTTCTTCTGGTTGGGACTATCTTGGGACCCATCTGGCAGAAGTTGGCTTTGGGAGGATAGCTCTAGACCCTCTCCATCCTT atttagtGCTTATGAATATGCTCAGATCAATGAATCCAAGGGATGTGCCTATTTTCAAAATGGGAATATTTATATATCCCGCTGCAGTGCTGAAATTTCTTGGATTTGCGAGAAGACAGCTGCATTAGTGAAGATTGAAGACTTGGATTAA